A DNA window from Phyllostomus discolor isolate MPI-MPIP mPhyDis1 chromosome X, mPhyDis1.pri.v3, whole genome shotgun sequence contains the following coding sequences:
- the LOC114504923 gene encoding cytochrome c oxidase subunit 7C, mitochondrial-like: MASNSEMLGQSIRRFTTSVVRRSHYEEGPGKNLPFSVENKWRLLAMMTLYFGSGFAAPFLTVRNQLLKKIRML, encoded by the coding sequence ATGGCTTCCAACAGCGAAATGTTGGGACAGAGCATTCGGAGATTCACAACCTCTGTAGTCCGTAGGAGCCACTATGAGGAAGGTCCTGGGAAGAATTTGCCGTTTTCGGTGGAAAACAAGTGGCGGTTACTAGCTATGATGACTTTGTATTTTGGATCTGGATTTGCTGCACCTTTCCTTACTGTAAGAAACCAActgcttaaaaaaataaggatgctttAG